The window gaataaatgcttgttaacttgacttgCCCCAGAAAGATGAAGGCCTCTGCTCCTGGGGCTTGTGGGGCTGACCTGGTGGGGAGCACGGCCAGGCCCCCCAGCCTCACTCTAAGGGGCTGCTTCTGAGAACACTGTTACCAAGAACTTGGGAAATGCAACAAGAGGCAGATTTGTCTTTGCTGTTTTCACTTACGGTACCACACCTGTAATGGCTACCTGTGGGGCTTACCTGGCTTTAGCCTTCCTGGGGTTACTACTAGGCTGCCAGAAAAGGGACCTGGCTCTAGAGGCCAtctgctccacccccaccccattttacaaagcgggaaactgaggctcagaaagagacagagaccttGCAGTTTGTCAAGCTTGAAGGGATTTATACATCATCCTCCTTAACCACTCCATCCTATTACATAAGAGGGAGCTGAGGGCCCAGAGAGGGCAAGGGACTTGGCTCACGGTCACACAGTGAGTAGCCGAGTCAGGCTTAGGATCatagaggcaagattcaaacccagaccttGTGCCCCCAGATATGGGGGACAGGACAAGGTCTTGCCAAACTCGCGCCTAGAGCAGGAGTCCCTCTTGTTACATAGATGCTGGGGGGAAAGCACCCTTTTTGTAACATGAGGTCGCCTCTAAGCCATGGTGGGGCTCCTCATTGTCCCCGGAGAGGTGTGACCTGCCCCTGCATCCCcgtctcttccagctctgctgGGTGATGGTGGaatggctggggaggggaggcagccaGTCAGTAAAGAAAGTCTGCCCCCTAGTGGCCAGAGGTTGCTAAGTGAGACTTGAGGGGCACATGAATGGACTTCACAATCCCGCTCAGACCCGAGCAGAAACAGGAGGAAGGTAatgtggaaaaggggaaagggcagaggatCTGGTGCCAATCCCCCCTCCcatgcttactacttgtgtgacctcgggcaagtcatcaCCACCCacgcctcagtttccccatctgtaaaatgaggcagttggacgaGATGGCCTGCGACCTCCCCCCAGCCCTAGGTCTAGGATCCTAAATAACTGCACATTCTCCTCCTGAATGCTCACGGGAAGGGGAACGTGCTGCCTCTTGAAGTTGCCTGTCTGACTTTTTTCTCAGCCCTCATTTTTAGCAAATTCTTTGCAGGAAGCCTGACCCTTCTCCTCTGTGACGTCCATCATTGCTCTTGGTTCTGTCCTGCCTAGCCCTAACCCCTGTTCCCCATGACGGTCCTTCAGATACCTGAAGGCAGCTCTCATGTCCTCCCCTCCACTCCCAAATCCTCTGTTCCCTGGGGCAAATATTCCCAGTCCTTCTTAGAGGCAAAAATTCCCCCATGGACACCCACCGTCCACCTCACACTTCCCTGAGATGGGCAACTCCCAGCCTGTATCGAGCAGCCCCCATCCCCTCTAACtgcatttaaaattcttcttcGTGTTCTCTTCCCTATTTGATTATAAGCCGTGTGAGGGCAAAGACTCCGGCTGCCCTGCAACCATACTCCTTAGGGCCTAACACAGGTCCTGGCTCACAGTGGGCACTATTTGGACAAATGGGTGCGTGCCTTGGATAAACTGATTGTCCAGGGCCAGGCACGCTGGTGAGCCAGGAGGGGTTACGGACTGCAGGTCACACAATCAAAAAGTCCATCGATTGATTAATGAATTAGTTGGTACCTGGGACAGAGAACATGAACAAGTCTGCCTCAGGGAGCCTACTTTCTATTAGTTACtacatatgcaaaataaacacaaggtatttatatgttataatgggggggggtgatAGAGGGCCTGGCTGTTGGGGGGACTCAGACAGGCTTCGTAAAGAAGGTGGCCCGTAAGCTGAGCGCCAGGAGGGCCCATTTGGTTCTCTTTAGGTGTGTGCCGGGAGTGATGGATGAGGATGGAAAGGTAAGCTGGAACcagagggcggggggggggggggggggggggggggctccgtGCTGGGATGGGACTTCTCGAGCCAAGTCTTCaggttctccccccccccccatccttacACAAGGAGCTTGATCTTGCTGTCCTTGGGCCAGTCCACAATGCACTTGGTGGCCCCCTCGTCCTCGGTGACTGTGGAGTAGAAAAACTGAGGGAAGGCCAGTCCGGAGGCCACCAACCAGATGGCCCCGATGATGACCTTGGTGCTGAGAGTTGACATCCGGGCTTGGAAGGGGTGGATGATGGCCATGTACCTATGGAAGGAGGAGACGGTACCGTGGAAAACCTCTGGTGAGCTGCGAGCGTTTGCCTTATAGCCCCGGTTTTTATGAGAacttccccccaccaccacctttgACCACAACATCCCCCTCCACAGAGCCCTGCCTGCCGGAGGACAGACTTAAGGAGCTGGGATGGGAGCTTAGAGGTCACCTGGTTCATCTGATAAAGAGAGGTGTACACCCCTTTCCCGATCTTGGGTCTTCTCCAGGCTATTTCCTATGTCCCATGCCAAATGGACCCTTGGTCTCAGTTAGCTGTCTACTAACCCAGTGGGAGGTGACCCAGACAGGTGACGCAGTGGgcagagtactggacctggagtcaggaagacccgagttcaaatgaagccttagacacttagtagttgtgtgaccctgggcaagtcacttaatctcatcacagtgttctcatctataaagtaagggagcctctaaggtctctttctggCTTTTCATGTAGTCAGTGGCTAGAACCCCAGGCTTAGagataggaagatctgagttcaaatttattcTCTGTGTGACCCACAGGAAAGCACTTAACGTCtgtgtcctcaactgtaaaatgagaatattgaatGCACTAGGGCTGTGGTGagcttcaaatgagataaaatttgtaaagtgcctggcacatagtaggggcttacatggatttgaacccaggtttcctgactccaagtcctttgCTCACCCCTTCGGATCTTACCACTCCTTATCAATCTTTCTCAGGTCTGGTTCTTCTGATCCCTGCTgtgtgtggaaggaaggaaggaagggagggaagaaggaggaggagagggagagaggaaggaaggaggaaaggaaggagggaaggaaagagggaaagaaagagggaaggagggaggggaggagggaggggaggagggaggggaggagggagggaaggaaggaaaggaggaaaggacggagggaaggaaggcttccttggctccctccctccttatccctttctaGCTTCCTTGACTTTCTTCAGGTCTCCACtaagtctcaccttctacaagaagcctttcctggttctcccaaatcttccttctttccctctgagattctcTCTAATTTACTTGTatagagttggggcagctaggtggcacagtggatagagcactggctctgaagttgggaggacctgagttcaaatgtgacctcagacacttaccagcagtgtgaccctaggcaagtcacttaaccccaactgcctcaaacacagggccatctccagttatcctgatgtatatcttgccactggacccagatggctctggaggagagtgtgagattggtgaccttgcacagccctccctcacctatatccaattcactgcaagtcatgacatctccctgatgtcatggacctctactagaatgaaggacaaacaacaacaacaacttatagAGAGCATAGATCCCATTTGTATATAgctgtttgttgtctcccccattagattacaTGCCcctcaagcactctatccactgtaccacttaattGTCTACTTGTTATCAGAACCTTAACTAGTGGCAGCAGTAGAGGGGTAGAAGAAGGAGAATATTCCCCTAGGATGAGTCCACTGATGGAGAACGGGGGGAGGTAGAAGAACAACCTAGGAAATTATGAAATTCTTATGTTGCTGAAGGGAGAGATAGTCTCCATACGACGAGGTTATTGCCTGGGGGGCAagatgggcagaggaagaagcaCCTTCTAAATTTCTcaccctgggacaaagccccTCTCACCTGGCCCTAGTTATGGCTCTATTAGTCATTATGCTGGGTTGATGCAATCCACTGATGGGGGTGTCTCGTCCCTCATATGCTTTATCTGCCCCCAACATCATTTCCCCATCACTTGCCTGTCCACAGCAATAGCCATCATGGAGTAAATGCTCACGAACATCGCCATGATGGGGAAGAAATTCTGGGAGTGGCAGAAGGCTTGGCCAAAGTACCAGACATTGTGACTGGCGTAGACAAAGTTGAAGGCGACGTTGAAGGTGGCCATGCAGGTGTCAGCCAGTGCCAGGTTAACGATGAAATAGTTGGTCACCGTCCGCATCCTCTTGTGCCCCAGGATTATCCAGATGACAGTGATATTGCCTGTGACGGCCACCAGTATCAGGAAGAGGTAAGCCATGGCCCAGAGTGCTAGCTGCCAGCCGGGCAGGGAAAATGCGGTGGTGCCGGTGGTGTTGCTCTCAGAGGCAGAGGAAGTGTTCTCATCACTGGAGAGGATGCATTCGACCATGACTTCCCAGGGGATGGGGCTGAAAGATGAAAGGATTTGGAATTTCTTGGTTTCCCCCAGAGTCTGTTTGATGGATTTGCTATAGAATGAAAACCCTTATTTTTCCAGAGAAAACCCAGAGactgacttatccaaggtcactcagatagTAATTACCACAATCAGGACTGAACCCACATTATAGGGCCCTAAAGCTAGAGCTAGAGGGGCCTCATAGGCCGGCTGGACCactcctcttattttacagatgaagaaactgaggcccatagaaggtAAGGGACTTACCAAGGaattctttctttgattcttGCTCGTTCCTTCCACTCCTGACAGTGGCTGTTTAAGGCCAACGGGGGAAGATTTTCCTCTGCTCGGGCTGGGAACTTTGCCAGAAGTTATCGGCTGGAAGCCTGAAGTGAATCCCTCTCTGATCTCCAGGTCGGCTTGAAGGGCCAGCTGGCTCTTCCCCTCATGTGTGGGTAGGGGTAGCAACATCAGCTCTCTCTGCTTCCTTTTAAACTGCTGGGGCTCAGCCCACTGCTGAGCGGCTCAACATTCCTTCAGAATAAGTGCCTTTgaaggaaggagggggtgggTTTTCTCCCAAGTCGGACTCCAGTTCCCTTATTTCCCCTGCTGGGATTGCTCACCTGCTTTTGCCACTGTGGGCAACCTTGAAGCTAACATGGTTCAGCATAGGAAAACAAACTAATTCAGAGCAACAGTAGTCACAAGGAGAAATAAGGACCTTTTGAAGAAGAATGGGAGAGGAACATTATCTTAGGCAGGGCTTCTTTATTCTCATTCTCTGTTCAGAAAGGGGTTGGGGAAGTTGCCACCTGGGAATTAAATGGTAGCAGGAATAGGAATCCTgatactaattagctgtgtgaccttgggcgagtaaATCACTTGTAATCATCTgtaaatcatctgtaaaatgagggttggattagatggcctctcagGGTCTTTCAAGCATTAAATCTTGTTATCTATTCTagactcctcattttaaagaggaagaaactgaagaccagaaatGGGAAGGGATATACTCAAGGTTACAggtcactttctctctcttctggcCTAACTGGGACTGCTAGTACCTCAGGAAGAGGATCCTGACTAATACTGAAAGATattagaactttgatcaatgtcgAGACGTGTATATTTCCAGAGAGAATCTTGACAATTTCTAATCCTAAATCAGAGAGTTGTCTGGGAGAAGGGACTTTGATGTCAAATTCCAGCACAGgtgttaaaaagaaaagacccGATCTTAGCTTGGGGGCGCTGTGCCTGGCTTTTGTCAGCTGGATAGTATGACTCATAATATGACTAAACAGCTGTCAGCCTGCTCTAAACAGAGATGTACTTTCTAGTTCAATAcccaaggaaactgaagctgacatTGTCAGCAGGTGGCCCTGAAGAGATAAAGCTGGTGGTGGTAAGGAGCAACACAGGGGAACAACCATGATATTAACAGTGGGTCAGAAAGCAGAGGAGCTccagagagtgacagagacagagagcagcaGGCCCAGCATAGCCTAGAGGATAgagggctagacttggagtcaagaagacatgagttccggggcagctacatggcacagtgggtagagcaccggacctggagtcaggagtgcctgggttcaaatccggcctca is drawn from Dromiciops gliroides isolate mDroGli1 chromosome 2, mDroGli1.pri, whole genome shotgun sequence and contains these coding sequences:
- the TACR2 gene encoding substance-K receptor, coding for MVECILSSDENTSSASESNTTGTTAFSLPGWQLALWAMAYLFLILVAVTGNITVIWIILGHKRMRTVTNYFIVNLALADTCMATFNVAFNFVYASHNVWYFGQAFCHSQNFFPIMAMFVSIYSMMAIAVDRYMAIIHPFQARMSTLSTKVIIGAIWLVASGLAFPQFFYSTVTEDEGATKCIVDWPKDSKIKLLVYHLTVIVLTYFLPLVVMFVTYSIIGVTLWRQVVPGKQLLRVQQGPRHIAAKKRFVKTMVVVVVTFAICWLPYHLYFILGTFRQDIYCHKFIQQVYLALFWLAMSSTMYNPIIYCCLNQRFRSGFRLAFRCCPWVTPTDEDKLKLFQNQSILMTSHKNHTKMSLSVRKASLPETPNNQEGDLGYQLPSKF